The nucleotide window ctcacacaaaataaattttgcttttattggataaatattttaatcaatctttaatttactgtttcttttttcttaaacttaCCATAAGTGATTGATCTTCCAAGGTTGCTTCCAGATTATTCCTCTTAGTTCTTTTAATCAGAGTTTCTAGACTGGGTCTGAACACTTTGACATGCTCATCTGaggatgtttgtctttttttcttatcagcTACTTGATCTCTCTAAACCTTTATCTTTTTATCTGCCAATGGATATAATAATAGTCCTTATCTCATTGgattgctgtgagaattaaatgagataatttatgttTAGCTCTAACACAGTGACAAGGATGTAATAAGGACAAGGATGTAATAAGGACTCATTAGATGTTAACTGtcattatgttattattttatcaCTGGGATTTTTGTCACTGCTCTTATGCTATGTCTTCATATATTTTCTGTGCATTTTGTCTGGAGTTACTAATTTTCCCTAGAGTTAGTGTTCCCTGTTGGCATTAGGGgaagagttttcttttctcctttggttCATTGGCTCCATGCTTAATGATCCCAGGGGTGACTCTGACACCTGCCTCCAGAAGAAGAAAGCATGTGTCTTCTTAGTCTAAATATAAGCACCCTGAACAGAGCAGGAATAGTGATATCCCCTCGTGCCAACATGATCAATCtccagctttctcttttcttctcattcctcTTCTTTCAGAACAAGCAATGCTTTGAGCTTTGCTCTACCACCTTCTCAGTCCTTCAGCTGATACTATGATTTGGTGGTGAGTTTAAGAGCATTGaaggtggcaggggaggggtggacaGAACTGtgagtgtgagcatgtgtgtattTAGGAGTATCTGTGAAGGCCAGAGACTAGAGCTGAGAGAGAGGAAGTAGAGATGTGGGAATGAGACAAAGGATGAGAGAGGGAATGCAGCATGGCAGAGTACAGGGTGAGGAAGGTGGGCACAGGGGGAGATGTCAGTTGGACCAGGAGGTTGCACTAGTTAGGAAGGGTAATGCAGAATGGGGGAGGAAAAGCACTGGGGAATGTGAAGGAAGAgacttttcttgattaaaaaaataataataaaaaaattaaagtggctTCACACCCAatttgggcttgaactcacaaccctgaggtcaggtCATatgttctacccactgagccagccggaCACCCATGGTAAATGTTTGATGGTACTTCACAGAGCAGTCAGCATCAGGCCATATCAAGACAGAATTTATCAATGGAAGCTATTCATGAAAATGCCTCAGATTTTGGTCAATACTTCTGGTGAAACAGACAAAGTTAGTGTTTAAAGATTAATTCACCAGTTCCAGGGTTCATTTGTTCAGATATTTCTTAAGTACTTATGATGTGCCAGACTCTGTGCTTAGTCCTGTGAACTCCCAGTCCCAAAGTGAGGAGGACTCTTGAGGAAACTTTTCTTGGTAATTTGGGTGTCAGGTGTGTATAAGCCAGGAAAGTCCTTCTTATTCTGTTTCCCATCCTGTACTTTGTAGAATAGGTATAGAGATTGAAACAAGAGATTGTGCCTTGGAGCAGTGTTCTCCATATTTTCGCCATCACAACATAAGAATATGGTGGATGATATTTACACATGTTACACCACTATATgtttacacagattttttttttttttttttacaaaatctttaaaatgctcATTTGAAGTGAAACAATGGGTAGGTGGAAATTTTCCTTGAGATGTTTATTAAAAAACACAAGTTACTATGTCAGTGAATTAAGGGTATATCAGTACCTCTGCAGTATAGCTAACACTGGCTTTagattatgaaaacattttacattCTGGGTTTAAGTGGAGGTGAGCAGGAGTGAGGTTATTAGAGAGATAAATTTGCTTTTATTccaatttattgaaaagataaacatTCACAAGTTTTTGTACCTTATGTATTGAAAGGAATTTCTTGTGACAGATCTCATAACTAATCTTTCCAATATATTGTGGTGCAAACAGAGGCCACCCTTGTAATGTGGAGCCAGGGGCAGGCTGTTTTATCCATTAGGGACATGACTTCAGTGTGTAGAGCCTGtaccttttaaaaaacccaagaaTGGTGAAAAACATTTGAGATCTGAAGCATATGTacaaagaaaatggcaaaataaattactatttgtttaaataaatatctacatAATACAACTAGGCAGAAAAGTAATGGACTCAACTTCTATATAGTTGTCTAACAATTATCCCTAATGAAGTTTGTGAGTGCATTTTAATGTTCTTGTGTCAGGAGAGTCTTCCAAAATTAAGACTGCATGAAGATATAAAAGGCTTTTACATAGCCCCCTAAAGAGAGAAGGGGCATAACCAAAAAATAGAATTGGTTGGGACtcgcaggaagaaaggaagatacCAGGAGGAAAGGAGACAGCAAAATCTGCTCAGGGGTTACAGGGAAGAAATGGCTTCATTTCTCCTTAGCCTGGACTGAATGCTCACTGATGCTCACTTCTGGGTCTCCTTGGTTCTAGAGCTGAAACTCCAACTCCCATcactctgccctgcccccagcatTCTATAAGTGATGGAGACAGTCTCTGTTTCTGCTTAGATATATGGGTGTTTTTCAAAGCACTTAAGGGAAACCTGCCAGCTAGTTATGACCCAACCAAACTCTGTCAGTGGTGGACCTGCTTGGTGTACCACCCAGCCCTCGGGTCTTGGTTCTGAGACACTGGGTCTTTCTGAGAGATCTGTTCTGAGGCTGTTTTTCTCTCCTTGGACACTTTTCTCCTTTGACTCTTCTTTATCCTTGGAAAGGAATTTCCTTTGGTCATATTTAGGTGAATAATAAGATTTTAATGTTGTTGAATATTCATTGAAGTGTTTtgccttttgaaaaaataatgggatGATAGCCAAAGAGATTTATAGATAATAATAACAAGAATAATAACCTTTGGAACACTTTATCTGaactaactcatttaatcttactGATTACCACATGCAGTTCATTGTCACTCACAtgttacaaatgaaaaaacagggAGTAAAGTAACTGCCCAAGATCATACAGTTAGTCAGGAAAGAACTGGAATATTAGCCCAGGAAGTCTGGCTCCAGAACTTGGTGTCCTCACCTACTATACCTGCTCCTTCCCATTCAGTATGGCTCCCTGCCCCTTTTCCACCATTATGGatctttatttcttgctcatgtaGATATTCTCTGAGGGTTCTGGGAAGTACTTTCTATGAGACTTTGGCTGTGCTTCTTGGTGCCTGTgactttcctcttttctcatcCCTCTTCCTAAATGAGCCAACAACCCTCCTGCTGAGAACCCTTAGCAAGGCTGAGATGGGGCCCTCAGAAGCCATTGAATGAAATGAAAGTCCTTATTCATACACAGCAACCTCCTTTCTGGAAGCTCAATAACAGTCATTCAGGCATTGCTGCCCTTCTTTCCACCCTGCCTGTGCTGTCTCACTGTTGAGGTACATTGTTATAAACATAGGCCACTGCAAAGTGGTATATTTtaaggaggtttttttttcttttactttaaatatcttataattttattattttttgcatatatttttattggagttcgatttgccaacatatagcattacacccagtgctcatcccgtcaagtgccccctcgtGTCCGTCAcgcagtcactccaaccccctgcccacctccccttccaccacccgttgttcgtttcccagagttaggagtctctcatgttctgtcaccctcactgatatttcccactcattttctctctttcccctttattccctttcactattttttataatccccaaatgaatatAAGAAGGTATTTTAAGGTTAAAATTTGAGTAAGTAGAagtggaagagaaggggaaatcCAAGTAAATAGAGAAGGAGCAAGATCTTGGGGGAgggaaaagtataaaacaatcaAGGGAGCATATGTCATTTGGGTGGAAATGGTGGAATGAGATCAGAAAAGTCTAATGGGGCCAAACTTTGGAAGTAGAGTAGCTAGAGGCAGGGTGAAGCCTCTGTTAGTTCTTGAAGAATGATTGGCACAGAAGCTCTACATGGTAATGAGGCACCATGGGTCAGAAGTCATTCCTACGCCCAACTGAGCATTCTCAGGAGAACTTGCCTGGAGAGTCCCACAGTTTAGAGATCGTATCTTTTATGATCTCTGCATACACTCAgaggtcttttctgtttctgtcactTTCAGCAGACTCTTCAGCTTCTGAGTCATTATAAAGAACCCTAAAGTGCATCATGACTCACACCAACTTTACCATCTTCCACCCTGCAGTTTTTGTCTTactgggcatccctgggtgggaGGCTTACCACATTTGGCTATCAGTACCCCTCTGCCTCATGTATATCACTGCTGTCCTGGGGAACACCATCCTGATAGTGGTCATCATCACAGATCGTAATCTTCATGagcccatgtacttcttcctctctATGCTGGCCATCACGGACATCCTGCTGTCTACCACTACTGTACCCAAAGCTCTAGCCATCTTTTGGCTCCATGCCCATAATATTGCTTTTGATGCTTGTGTCACCCAAGTTTTCTTTGTCCATGTGATGTTTGTAGGGGAGTCAGCCATCCTATTAGCTATGGCCTTTGACCGCTTTGTAGCCATCTGTGCTCCCTTGCATTATACAACAGTGCTAACATGGCGAGTTGTGGGAAGGATTGCTCTGGCCATTGTCACCCGAAGCTTTTGCATCATCTTCCCAGTGATCTTCTTATTGAAGCGGCTGCCCTTCTGCCGGACCAACATCGTCCCCCATTCCTATTGTGAGCATATTGGAGTGGCCCGGTTGGCCTGTGCTGACATCACCATTAACATCTGGTATGGCTTCTCAGTGCCCATTGTCATGGTCATCTTGGATGTGATCCTCATTGCTGTGTCTTACTCACTGATCCTCCGAGCAGTGTTTCGTTTGCCCTCCCAGGATGCCCGGCACAAGGCCCTCAGCACTTGTGGCTCCCACCTCTGTGTCATCCTCATGTTTT belongs to Canis lupus baileyi chromosome 23, mCanLup2.hap1, whole genome shotgun sequence and includes:
- the LOC140615437 gene encoding olfactory receptor 52B2, with amino-acid sequence MTHTNFTIFHPAVFVLLGIPGWEAYHIWLSVPLCLMYITAVLGNTILIVVIITDRNLHEPMYFFLSMLAITDILLSTTTVPKALAIFWLHAHNIAFDACVTQVFFVHVMFVGESAILLAMAFDRFVAICAPLHYTTVLTWRVVGRIALAIVTRSFCIIFPVIFLLKRLPFCRTNIVPHSYCEHIGVARLACADITINIWYGFSVPIVMVILDVILIAVSYSLILRAVFRLPSQDARHKALSTCGSHLCVILMFYVPSFFTLLTHRFGRNIPRHVHILLANLYVVVPPMLNPIVYGVKTKQIREGVAHRFLDIKTWCCASPLG